The genomic region TTGTCACACCACCCtgtattattgacctctgcctgccctgaccccgagactgcctgccgttctgtaccttttggactctgaactggaatactgacctcctccctgtaggctgtctcatcaatgttggtgattaggcctaccaccTTTGTGTCATCGgacaaacttgatgatggagttggagtcATGCGTGGCCACGCAATCATGGGAGAATAAGTATAAGCACACACCGCTGGGGGGCCCATGTGTTGAGGGTCTGCGTGGCGGGTTGAGTAACAGTGGTCTAGGACTTTAACGCCCCGAGTGGCGAAGGAGGCGTGTTGATAGAAGTTGGGTATCACTTGTCTTAGTGACGCTGAACTAAAATCACTGGCAACAAGAAAAGCAGCCTCCGGGTGCATGGTATCTTGCTTGTTTATAGCCTTGCcagcatgttgttgttgttgtcctgaggTGGAATGTACCCTGACAgtagaaaacattaagaacaccttctctttccatgacatagactgaccaggtgaatccaggtgaaacatatgatcccttattgatgtcacttgttaaatccacttcaatcaatgtagatgaaggggaggagacaggttaaataaatatttttaagggggggtgcaactcaatgttaggaaggtgttcttaatgttttgtacactcagtgtatacagcAGTCACGATAACAGTCGTAGGTACACAAAGAGCCCAGGGCAGATGAATCGAAGTTGAAGTTGAACTCGGAATTGAGGTTATTAACTGCCGATCTGATGTTCAAAAGATTTCGTCGATCATAGGAATTTATAAATGCCAAAATAATCACAAAATAGCAAAGTTGGGTCAGAGCACGCAAGACGGCAGCCATACAGTACGGCGCCATTTTCACATACAGCACACGAGAGACACTTACATGTACAGTATGCTTATACTGATAGACAGAGTGAAGCCACTGTGAGACAAACAATTCCTACAACAcagcactgagacagagagaatgaatgGGAGATTAAGAGAGACAAATCCTCATGCTGCGGCCCtaggagaatagagagagatgggattGTGGTGGGGACATTATACAATATACTTCTTTACtaatttaaatgcattatgtgtAATAAACTAAACAGAAATGATTAGAGAAAGGTTAGGTAAAGGTAGTAGGGCAGGGTCACACAGGACAGAGCTGAGCAAACGTTcggtgtgtttatttctgtaggtAGTCAGTCATCTGTGTCAGACTTGGCCTGATGCTGCTGTCTACTGCTGTGCACTGCTGTGCCTGTTTGGCCAGTCAGTCTGTCAGACCGGTGGCCTGGCTCTGCTGCTGTAATCACCGCCTCAGGCCAACAGGCTGTAAAGTCCAGCAGCCAGTCACCTCTCCCTGCCAGGACCAGGACCTCGCCCAGATATTAATAGTTTCTCTCCAGAACACGATGAAACCTGTCCGCCAGGCCAGGACAAACCAACAGGGTGCCAAGGACAGAgcacagagagcagagacagtCCCAGGAGAGAACAACTGTGAAATAAAAAGATTCCTGGCGAAAGTCTCTTCCTTTgtctgaggacagaggagaggtgagaagaggtgaggaggggggatgaGGGGCAGGGGGGTGGCTGGTGGCGACCTAAGGACTGACTGACCAGGACTGAAGAAGACTATGGTTTTAAGACAGGCAAACTCGCTGTCGGTGATGTCCAGCTCTCTCAGAGGCTTGACCAGCTCCTCCAGGATCCGGGCAGCCACCCTGGACACCTCCACCTCAGGACCGCTCACTGGGATCACAAAGTAATTACCTGCAAATGCAATCCACATATGAAATACTTACTTATGATATAAGTAAAGTAAAACTGTAAGTAAAACATTATACATTAGGTAAGTCTGCTTCCTTTATCAATATACACATATGGTAAAAGCAGCATAGCTAGTCGACATTACCAACAttggttaaatattttaaaaattctATAACAATGATGAGAGCACATCCCAGACTTAGCtgaaatgtatatattttacCCAGAAGGATAATGTCATTGTAAGGCAGGGAGCGTTGAGCCACCCCTAGGATGAGGTGTTCAGCAGAGTGGGCTCGTAACAGGGATACctgcacacagacaagacacagCACAGAGACAACACACAGCAGCCATTACACAGACAGCCCTCCCTGCAACGTGAGTATTCCAACAGCTAGTGATccaaaacccaacacaaagacagcTGGGCTGAATGTGACCGCCTGCTTAGACAGGTGCAGCTCACATGTTCATACAGACACACTAAGTAGGATAACATCCATAGTTCCATACCCTGTCGTCAACTGGGAGGCTGCAGAACTCGGGGATGCGCTTGGCCCACTGCACCAGCAGGAGGAGCTGCTGCTTCATGGACTCACACACATCCCCCACGCGTGCTATCTTCTTGCTGTTGATGTCACAGCTCATAGGGGAGGTCAGGGCTGGAAACTGAGAGTGGCACACAATAATGAGAGGTTCCACATTGGCCCTAGGTGTCGGTGTAATGTGAGAAtgaagagagggttggaggagatgGATGGGGCAGAGTGCAGGGGTGAGATGATGGGTGCTTGGACAATCGTGAAGGGCAGAGCAAGCAGAGGCAGGTAGGGTATTGGGTGGGTGAAAGGTCACTTCAGAGAATGGTGGTAATAGAGAATATAAGGGTGTAAGATGAGAAATTGATTTTAAATGTGTGTTGTTGGTGGGTCTGTCTCTGGAACAATGCTGTTGGATGGTGATCAAAGCCCCTTCAGTACACATCTCACATTGAGGAGACATCGCATGAAAATTTGACCCAAATGGAAAACAGCCTGGCCAAATTTTATGGTTCATTTGTCAATCATCCAATTAATTTCTGCCGCATTCCTTTCGCATGCAAAGAGGATATCTGGTTGTTATTATGTATTTGAAGCCAATTGAACGCTGGCACACAATCCAAGCCCAGGCACTGCCATTAAATAGGACTGCTGTGATCAAATGTGAGTCTCTCTGGGCAATTTGGCCATTTCTAAGAAGTAACTGAATCCAGCCTGCAGCTAGAATCTCCAGGGGACCTTAATGGCCGGCTGTCTAAAGTGCAGCCTGTATCCTCTCCATCTCTAGCCTTGCCACTGCTGTGTTTCTGAGAAACAGATAAGGGGCTCTACTCTGGGCTGGATGGGAAATGGAAGCCTCTGGAGCACTTTGTGGCTGTGAATAGGGAGAGGTTTTAAAGTGACAATCTCTTACCTGATGCATGCTGGCCTCTGCCTGTAACAGTACGCTGATGGACAGAGTGCCCagcccctgtccctctcctctgcgGCTGCTGATGCGGTCCCGCTCATTTTGCACGGCTGGAAATAAAAgaataggagggagggagagtcccTGGATTTCTTGTGTTCACTGTTTTACTTGGACAAAGTATACTCAATGGAGGGGTAACGTTGTAATTACAGCatacacctacactgaacaaaaatctaaacacaatacctaaAGTGTTGGTCGcatgtttcatgatctgaaattaaagatcccagaaatgttccatatgcacaaaaagcttatttctctcaaatgttgtgcacaaatttgtttacatccctgttagtgagcatttatcctttgcaaagataatccattcacctgacaggtgtgccatatcaagaagctgaggACAATTAAAGgcaactttaaaatgtgcagttttatcacacaacacaatgccacagatgtctcacgttttgagggagtgtgcaattggcatgctgactgcaggaatgtccaccagagctgttgccagataatttaatgttaatttctctaccataagccacctccaacattgttttagagaatttggcagtacgtccaactggcctcacaaccgcagaccacgtgtatggcgtcatgtgggtgagcggttttctgatgttgtcacgccctgaccttagagatcatctttatgtctctattttggtttggtcagggcgtgagttggggtgggaattctatgtttcatgttctatgttttctatttctgtgagtttggccgggtgtggttctcaatcagaggcagccttctgtcgttgtctctgattgagaaccatacttaggtagccttttccctcctgtgttttgtgggtagttgttttctgttttgtgttgctgcacctgacaggactgttttgttttcgttcattctcttttgttattttgttttgtgttcTGTTTGAATAAatataacatgaacacttaccacgctgcgctttggtctcctccCTTAGATGAACGTGACAGATGTCAACGTTATGAACAGTGTCCCAtgatggcggtggggttatggtatgggcaagtATAAggtacggacaatgaacacaattgcattttatcgatggcaatttgaatgcacagagataccgtgacaagatcctgaggcccattgtgaggctattttaggtatctgtgaccaacagatgcatacatgtattcccagtcatgtgaaatccataaattagggcctaatgcatttatttcaattgactgacttccttatatgaactgtaactcggtaaaatctttgaaattgttgtatctTGCGTTACTAATTTTTGTTAGACATTTAATTTTGACACTCATCTGTATTGAGACTATTTCAGAGCAAATTAAATTTCTAAATTCCCCATTGTTTGAAAAGTAACATCTCTAAATTTGATTCTGATTCTGCCAACATATTAAACCTGACTATGTAATTAGCCAAAGGAAGGCATGACGGGAGGCTGACAGTACAGGGCCTGATGATTGGGATTGTgtctgacagaggagactgtctCATAGTGACCTCTGTGCCTGTGTCATTACAATGGATGACCTCAGCCTGATTTCAGTCTGCTCCACAAAGTCAGACAACAAGCCCCAGTCTGAGAGCAATCAGTCACCACAGCTGACCTCTCAGCAGCCAATCAGGAACCCATTAATCAAACTGGagctgcagagacagagagagagagagacctctgcCTTGGATACATGGCCGTGGGTGATGATGTCACAAATTAGTCCTCCATGGAGCATAAGTGAAGTGATAGATTGAAAGTGGCTGTGGACATTCAGCAAGGAGAATAGGAGTACAATTAATGATCGTTGTCAAAAATGGTTTGTTAGAATTTGTTGTCTGGATTAATGTACAATTGAAACACATTAAACCAAAGGCTTATACACATTTACAAAATGGCATGTTCTGATATTTTGTGGCATAGCTTTGCTTTTTACTAAATGCTATGCTGAGTAGTCTGCAAAATGAATAGGGCAAATGTTTGAATCTTTCTCCCTGACCATCACTAAGGGTGCTCAGCTCAGCTTCAGTTTCTCTCTTACGTAACATTCCTCTGGAATGAGGGCTCAGCAAAGAGAGGTAtttctctcttgaaaaagccagaACAAATAATTGCCCATGCTCTGACATTTTAATTATTAATGTGAGGGGCCATTCATGGATCCTCTaatcccgtctctctctcccggttATCATCGGCAACCAGTGGAAGATAAGGTCTACAGTGCACATTACAAACAGCCACTCACTCAGTATTGCTCAAGAGAGTGGCATGTTGATCTTGTTGCTTTTCCCCCACAGTAAGTGGTGCatacacttttagaaaaaagggttccaaaagggtttttcggctgtccccataggagaaccctttttggttccaggtaaaacccttttgggttccatgtagagggttctaccaggaaccaaaacgttttcttcaaagggttctcctatggggatagtcaaagaacccttttaggttctagatacccctgcacatcgacttgaTACTGTTACCCCGTGTATTTATTTCTTGTGTTATTAGCTTTCTAATATTCTGTTGTTTATGAaggatgtgacaaatacaatttgatttgacttgagatAGCACCTTGTAGACCATACCCCACTCACTACTCCTGCCTGAGCCTCCACTACCCACCCCCGCCTGGCGTGCCTGTCAACCCCATTGCCCCCCTTGGCGTTGGACATGGTTATGCAATGTGAGTAAATATTGTGATTTGTTAACTTGCATATATGCTTATGGCTTTAAGAACAAAATGCAGTGTGTGTGCTGGTATGCttaaatttttttgggggggaattaATAATGTGGCAATGAATTGTGTAATTACTTTGTAGTGTGGTGCCATTCAGTATGTAAAATCTATGTCATGATTAAACAAAAAAacatctctctcaccttcctttCTCATGCCTGCTCGGAAACATTTCCGAAGCCTGCAGTAACGGCATTGGTTTCTCTTGTCTTTGTCCACAACACATTGCCTGCTGAacctgcacacacacgcacacacacacacacacacacacacacacacacacacacacacacacacacacacacacacacacacacacacacacacacacacacacacacacacacacacacacacacacacacacacacacacacacacacacacacacacacacacacaattagatAAACTTCAATACAAGACAACAGTTGTATGATTCTGTAACACACAATCAGACACAAGTCTCACACTATGGGCTTCTGTAATTGTGATGGCGTCAGATCAGTGCTGTACAATTTCTGTGTTGTGGGCCTACACATGTTCAGACAGGATCCTAACACTTAGTTCCAGACATATAACCACCTTTCATTGAAACCTGCGAAATGACAACTCCTATAGTCCATACAGTGTGGTAAAATCGACTTCTCACAAGAGAGTAAAACGCATCACACCATTGACTTGGAGTCTTCAATCACTGTATTAAGGTTATTGTCTCTTTGTCTGAACAAAACACAGAGACTATGACACAGAAGTTGGCTTTCTATTCTTGGCCAACGCAATTCTCATACTTTCACTTACCATTGGATGTGGTTGAGAACCGTACCACCAGAAAAAGTAATCAGTTATTGAGATGGGGGTTGAACACTGTGAATGAAAGTACTTTACCAGAATTTCAGCAACATTTTTTTACCAGCTGCCCTAGTCGTTGGCAGTAAATTTGTCTCTGTATTGTCATGTGGGTCGGAGGTGGACAATAGTGCGCCTAATAATACTTACAATGACCTGCAGTTCTAACAGAACCTTGGTGGTATCTCAAATGACACCGTATTTCCCATTTAGTGCCTTATTGTTATgtctcaggtcaaaagtagtgcactatatggggatccagcctggtctcatagactagactggtctcatagactagtaGTAATTGTAAATCTGGGACACTGAAATTAGtgtgatacagtatgttacatttggtatggttacataagacagatggttatttaaagtagggtggttggttgaGGTGGATGGGTGGTTGGGTGTATAAcgcaaatgtctagcaacccataggttgcgagtttgaatctcatcaactttagcattttagctaattagcaacttttcaactacttactactttttagctactttgcaactacttagcatgttagctaactcttcccctaacccttttagctaacatttctactaaccctaaccttcaccctTTTAATCCTAGCCATTTAACCTagtcctaaacttaaccttaaccctaaccaccaAGTTGCAATTGGCCCGTGCAACCCAAGGTTTGATATCAGCATAAACAGAAACCCTCTTAAACCTAACCTCCAACCCCTAGCTTAtgctagccacctagctagaattcataacatctcatatgtttatcaaattcgtaacatattgtatgtttttcaaattgtaattcgtaacatttaATActaaatgggtgatggacatccacaaatgaatacataccatacgaaccGAACCGTAACTTATCATATTAAATGGAGTGTTGCGGATTTatttacagaataatacgaaatgctgtGAGAACTGGTTCgatcagataaaaaaaaatagggcactatattgggaatagggtgtcatttgagatgtAGTGGTCTTTTTCAGTGACCTGTGTGGTGATGAGTCTCACCTGCAGGTGTAGGCGTGGTTCTTCCTGACGCTCCTCCTGAAGAAGCCCTTGCAGCCATCGCAGCTGGAAGCACCGTAGTGTTTACCTGTGGCCCTGTCTGCACATATGGAACACACGCTCCCATTGGTCTGTGGCAGCAGAGGGGCAGGCTCCGGCATCATCAACTCTGTCAGTCAATCACAAGAAAATTATTGAGATTCATACACTACAGCACACTGGAGgtctgatgtgtagctactgcaTGTGTTGAATTGACTCTTGACACTTGGGGACAGACATGCGAGGATATCTATTACTGATGACCTCAGGCTAACATTAGAAAGCTTTGGAGATGCACAATGGAATATTGGTATTGTAGGACACGGTTCTACTGTTACAGAGGGGCCCCCACTGTTGATGAGTAAGTAAA from Salvelinus fontinalis isolate EN_2023a chromosome 35, ASM2944872v1, whole genome shotgun sequence harbors:
- the LOC129834561 gene encoding hepatocyte nuclear factor 4-beta-like translates to MKLSGNVLDLDSTDYSTTLDPSYTMLEFDNLRVFPVETELMMPEPAPLLPQTNGSVCSICADRATGKHYGASSCDGCKGFFRRSVRKNHAYTCRFSRQCVVDKDKRNQCRYCRLRKCFRAGMRKEAVQNERDRISSRRGEGQGLGTLSISVLLQAEASMHQFPALTSPMSCDINSKKIARVGDVCESMKQQLLLLVQWAKRIPEFCSLPVDDRVSLLRAHSAEHLILGVAQRSLPYNDIILLGNYFVIPVSGPEVEVSRVAARILEELVKPLRELDITDSEFACLKTIVFFSPDCPGLEAPQTVRQLRFQAQVLLDEATCEQRGRFGELLLMLSPLQSVAWQMVETLQLARLLGEPSVDSLLQEMLLGEGATGGLGQRTGHGSNSNVMVFPQLQDHTLSQDLLGGHVGLPSNFTSVILPVPGSLPVVPLVPTQTGTEVYRHREGADMPIESAHGMPMAPVHTCL